CAGGATGCTGCCATATATAAAGGTGCGGCCTGCACCGAAACGATCTGCCAGGCGTCCGGCAAGAATGCAGCCGACGCTGAGGAAGACGATGGCCAGGCTATTGGCCCTCAAGGCGGTCGCCGCGTCGAAACCGTACACGGTCTGCAGTACCGATGGGGTCATCAGGATCACCACGACGATGGCGGCCGAGAGCACCCAGGTCAGCAGCATGGACAGCACCACCGCCGGTCGATGTTCGCGCACCACCACGCCCAGCGGGACGTCCTCGGCCAGTTGCTTGCGCAGTTGCAGCTCGGCGAATACCGGCGTCTCGTGCAGCCAGCGGCGCAGGTAGACGGAGAACAGGCCGAAGATGCCGCCCAGCAGGAAGGGAATCCGCCAGGCATAGCCCTGCACTTCCTCGGCGCTGTAAACGCTGTTGATCAGGGTTGCCACCAACGAACCGATGAGGATCCCGGCGGTCAGACCCGAGGTGAGTGTGCCGCAGGCATAGCCCACATGACGGTGCGGAACGTGCTCGGCGACGAAGACCCAGGCGCCCGGTACTTCACCGCCGATGGCGGCGCCCTGGATGACGCGCAGCAGCAACAGGGCCAACGGCGCCCAGATGCCGATCTGCGCATAGGTGGGCAGCAGGCCCATGATCAGTGTGGGCACCGCCATCAGGAAGATGCTCAGGGTGAACATCTTCTTGCGGCCCAGCAGGTCGCCGAAGTGGGCCATGACTACCCCGCCCAGCGGCCGGGCCAGGTAACCGGCGGCGAACAGGCCGAAGGTCTGCAGCTGGCGCAGCCATTCGGGCATGTCGGCAGGGAAGAACAGCTTGCCGACCACGGTGGCGAAGAAGACGAAGATAATGAAGTCGTAGAATTCCAGGGCGCCACCCAGAGCAGACAGGGACAGGGTCTTGTAGTCGCTGCGGGTCAACGGACGTGACGCGGGCGCGGCAGGAGCGTTCACAGAAGGCATTGTGATTATTCTCGGCAGGCAAGGCAGATGACGGCGGCAGCGGGCCACCGGAGCCGAACCATAGCAAATTGCACGGAGACGACACAGGCATGCCCGGCCCGGTGCAAACTCGAAACCCTACGGTCGTCGTAGAGGTTCTTGCTCTATATAATGCAGCCAGGCCGATCAAAAGCTGTCCCAAGGCCTTGCGCCGACAGGTGTCTTGGGAGAGTTTTTCCACAACCTCACCATGAGAACGCCGGGGGCAAGAGGCCCTGAACTATGATCGAGCTCGAACAAGAAGATCCCATCCCGCAGGGTGACCTTGCCCTGCAGATTACGGCCCTGCCGCGCGAGACCAACGGCTTCGGCGACATCTTCGGTGGTTGGCTGGTAGCACAGATGGATCTCGCCGGTACCGCAATGGCCAGCCGCATCGCCGGCGGCCGCGTCGCTACCGTGGCGATTGACCGCATGGCCTTCCTGGTCCCGGTCGCCGTTGGCGCGCAGCTCTCCTTCTATACGCAATCGCTGGAAGTCGGCCGCAGTTCGATCCGCATGCTGGTCGAGGTCTGGAGCGACGATCCGCTGTCCAGCGAATGGCGCAAGGTCACCGAGGCGGTATTCGTCTTCGTCGCTATCGACGGCAGTGGCCGTACCCGCCCGGTTCCACCGCGTCGTGGTTGAAAACTGAAACGCCGGCTATTGCCGGCGTTTTCGTCTTTGCGCTTCGGAATCAGCGCAGTGATTTTCCGCGTACCGGAGCACCATTGGCCTTGTAGTAGTCGGCGGTACTGCGGGGCAGCGCCTCGCGGCCACGGACCTTATCGGCGATCTTCTCGGCCATCATGATGGTGGTGGCGTTGAGGTTGCCGGTAATGATCAGCGGCATGATCGAGGCATCGACCACGCGCAGCCCCTGCATCCCGTGTACACGGCCTTCGCCATCGACCACCGCCATGTCGTCCTCGCCCATCTTGCAGGAGCAGGAGGGGTGGAAGGCGGTTTCCGCATGTTCACGCACGAAGGCATCCAGGTCGGCATCGCTGTGCTTGTCCAGGCCCGGGCTGAGCTCGCGGCCACGGAAGGGGTCGAGCGCCGGCTGGTTCATGATCTCGCGGGTGACGCGGATCGCATCGCGAAACTCCTGCCAGTCCTGTTCGGTGGACATGTAGTTGAACAGGATGCTCGGGTGCTTGCGCGGATCACGGGACGTCAGGTTGATGCGGCCGCGACTGGGCGAACGCATGGAGCCCACGTGGGCCTGGAAGCCATGCTCCTTCACCGCGTTGCTGCCGTTGTAGTTAATCGCCACCGGCAGGAAGTGGTACTGGATGTTCGGCCACTCGAACTCCGGACGGGTACGGATGAAGCCACCGGCTTCGAACTGGTTGCTCGCGCCCAGGCCGGTGCCGAGGAACATCCACTCCGCGCCGATCTGCGGCTGGTTCCACCATTGCAGCGCCGGGTACAGCGAGACCGGCTGCTTGCAGGCGTACTGCAGGTACATCTCCAGGTGGTCCTGGAGGTTCCGGCCGACGCCGGGTAGGTCATGCACCACCTCGATGCCCAGGTCACGCAGCAGCGCGGATGGGCCGACGCCGGAGCGCTGCAGCAGTTGCGGAGAAGCGATGGCCCCCGAGCACACCAGCACTTCGCGACGGGCGCGGACTTCCTTCAGGGCGTTGTCATCGCCGTGCAGATAGGTCGCCCCGATGGCGCGCTTGCCGCTGAACAGGATGCGGTCGGTCAGGGCGTGGGTGACGATGGTCAGGTTCGGCCGCTCGCGGGCCTGGTCCAGGTAGCCGCGCGCGGTGCTGGCGCGACGGCCCTGCGGAGTGACGGTGCGGTCCATCGGACCGAAGCCTTCCTGCTGGTAGCCGTTGAGATCTTCGGTACGTGGATAACCGGCCTGCACGCCGGCGTCCACCATCGCATGGAACAACGGGTTGTTGCCGGCCTTGGGCGTGGTGACGCTCACCGGGCCGCTGCCGCCGTGGAAGTCGTTGGGACCGATGTCGCGGGTCTCGGCCTTGCGGAAGTACGGCAGGCAGTCGAGATAGGTCCAGTCTTCCAGGCCCTTGGCCTGCGCCCAGCCGTCGAAGTCCATGGCGTTGCCGCGGATGTAGCACATGCCGTTGATCAGCGAGGAGCCACCCAGGCCCTTGCCGCGACCGCACTCCATGCGGCGGTTGTTCATGTGCGGCTCGGGGTCGGTCACATAGGCCCAGTTGTAGCGGCGGCCCTGCAGCGGGTAGGCCAGCGCGGCCGGCATCTGGGTGCGGAAGTCGGCGCGGTAGTCCGGGCCGCCGGCTTCCAGCAGCAGGACGCTGACGTCGGCGTCCTCGGTCAGGCGAGTCGCCAATACGTTACCGGCAGAGCCGGCGCCAATGATGATGTAGTCGTATTCCTGGGACATGCAGGCCTTCCTCTTTTTCAGGCACGACACCGCCCGCGACGCGTGCGCGCCGGTGTCTGCGTATTCGGGATGGCCGGTGGTCAGGGAGTGGGGCCTGCGACCGGCCGTTCAGGGCTCGCTCGCGGCGGTCAGAACACCGAGGCGTAGTCGCCCAGCTCTACCTGCACGGATTTGATGCGAGTGTAGTGAGCCAGGGTGGTCAGACCGTTCTCACGACCGACACCCGATTGCTTGTACCCGCCAACCGGCATCTCGGCCGGCGACTCGCCCCAGGTGTTGATCCAGCAGATGCCCGCTTCCAGACGGTGGATCGCGCGGTGCGCGCGGGCCAGGTCCTGGGTGACGACGCCGGCGGCCAGGCCGTACTCGGTGTCGTTGGCGCGGCGGATGGCCTCGTCTTCGCTGTCGTAGACGAGGATGCTCATGACCGGCCCGAAGATTTCCTCGCGGACGATGGTCATGTCGTCGCGACAATCGGTGAACACGGTCGGCGCGACGTAGGCGCCCTTGCCGAACTCGCCCTGGGTGACGCGCTCGCCACCGCACAGCAGGCGGGCCTTCTGTTCCTTGCCGGACTCGATGTAGGAGAGAACGCTCTCCATGTGCGGGAAGCTGACCAGCGGACCGAAGTTGGTGCTTTCATCCTGCGGGCTGCCCAGGCGGATGCGCTTCACGCGCTCCAGCACCTTGGCCTCGAAACGCGCCTGCAGGTTGCGCGGGATGAACACGCGGGTACCGTTGGTACACACCTGGCCGGAGCTGAAGAAGTTGGCCATCACGGCGATGTCGGCGGCGCGGTCGAGGTTGGCGTCCTCGAAGATGATCAACGGCGACTTGCCGCCCAGCTCCATCGTGACCTCCTTGAGCGAGGAGCTCGAGGCGCTGGCCATGACCTTCTTGCCGGTGGAGGTGCCGCCGGTGAAGGAAATCTTCTCGATCAGCGGATGCTCGGTCAGCCACTGGCCGACTTCGCGGCCGCTGCCGGTAAGCACATTGAACACGCCATCGGGCAGGCCGGCCTCGGTGTAGATCTCGGCGAGTTTCAGCGCGGTCAGCGGGGTGACCTCGCTGGGCTTGAAGATCATCGCGTTGCCGGCAGCCAGGGCCGGGGCGGATTTCCACAGGGCGATCTGGATCGGGTAGTTCCAGGCGCCGATGCCGGCGACCACGCCCAGCGGTTCGCGGCGGGTGTAGACGAAACTGGTCTCGCGCAGCGGGATCTGTTCGCCCTCGATGGCGGGCACCAGGCCGGCGTAGTACTCGAGCACGTCGGCGCCGGTGACGATGTCGACGAAGCGGGTCTCGGCCAGCGGCTTGCCGGTGTCGAGGGTTTCCAGCTCGGCGAGCTCGTCATTGCGCTCGCGGAGGATGTCCACGGCGCGACGCAGGATGCGCGAGCGCTGCATGGCGGTCATCGCCGCCCAGACTTTCTGCCCTTCCACCGCCGCCTGCACGGCGCGCTCGACGTCGTCTTTCGACGCGCGCTGCACCTGGGCGAGGACTTCCCCATTGGCCGGATTGATGGTCTCGAAGGTGGCGCCGCTGGTGGCTTCCACGTAGCGACCGCCAATGTAGAGCTTCTGTACTTCGAATCGAGCCATGAGGTAGGTGTCCTCTCTTATAAGGTGTCAGTGCGCAAGGCTGGCGCGGCGGGCTATCCCGTCTGTTTCGCCAGTTGTTGGTCGAGGTAGTCGTAAGCGATGGCCAGCGCCTGCCGGGTGTCGAAGGCATCGCCCGAGAGCGCGCCCCGCAGCCACAGTCCATCGATCAGTGCAGCCAGTCCACGGGCCGCCGAGCGCGCCTGGGTGATCGGCAATACCCGGCGAAACTCGCAGCACAGGTTCGAATACAACCGGTGGTCGTTGATCCGCTGCAGGCGGCGCAACGACGGCTGGTGCATGCTGGCTGCCCAGAACGCCAGCCAGGTTTTCATCGCCGGCCCGTTGACCTGGCTCGCATCGAAGTTGCCTTCGATGATCGCGCGCAGGTGCGAACGCGGTTCGTCAGTCTTCAAGGCCTTGCGGCGTTCGCCGACGGCCTTGCTCAACGCCAGCATCAGGTGGCGCATGGTCGCTTCCAGGAGACCGTTCTTGTCCTGGAAGTAGTGGCTGATGATGCCGTTGGAAACCCCCGCCAGGCGGGCGATCAGGGCAATGCTGGCGTCACCCATGCCCACCTGGTCCACCGCTTCGAGCGTGGCGTGGATCAGTTGGGAGCGGCGAATCGGCTGCATACCGACCTTGGGCATTTCGTATCTCCTCTTCGCCTGGACGTACCTGTACCGTCCGGCGACTTCTTGGGCCAGTCTATTTTGTTTTTATTGAACGTTCAA
This Pseudomonas sp. ATCC 13867 DNA region includes the following protein-coding sequences:
- a CDS encoding MFS transporter, which translates into the protein MPSVNAPAAPASRPLTRSDYKTLSLSALGGALEFYDFIIFVFFATVVGKLFFPADMPEWLRQLQTFGLFAAGYLARPLGGVVMAHFGDLLGRKKMFTLSIFLMAVPTLIMGLLPTYAQIGIWAPLALLLLRVIQGAAIGGEVPGAWVFVAEHVPHRHVGYACGTLTSGLTAGILIGSLVATLINSVYSAEEVQGYAWRIPFLLGGIFGLFSVYLRRWLHETPVFAELQLRKQLAEDVPLGVVVREHRPAVVLSMLLTWVLSAAIVVVILMTPSVLQTVYGFDAATALRANSLAIVFLSVGCILAGRLADRFGAGRTFIYGSILLGVVSWTFYASLKVHPDWLFPLYAVTGLCVGVIGAVPYVMVNAFPPVVRFTGLSFSYNLAYAIFGGLTPMVVALLMKEDPLGPAYYVVALCVVGLLVGAYLLRQERRLVGQGMAIN
- a CDS encoding acyl-CoA thioesterase, giving the protein MIELEQEDPIPQGDLALQITALPRETNGFGDIFGGWLVAQMDLAGTAMASRIAGGRVATVAIDRMAFLVPVAVGAQLSFYTQSLEVGRSSIRMLVEVWSDDPLSSEWRKVTEAVFVFVAIDGSGRTRPVPPRRG
- the betB gene encoding betaine-aldehyde dehydrogenase, with protein sequence MARFEVQKLYIGGRYVEATSGATFETINPANGEVLAQVQRASKDDVERAVQAAVEGQKVWAAMTAMQRSRILRRAVDILRERNDELAELETLDTGKPLAETRFVDIVTGADVLEYYAGLVPAIEGEQIPLRETSFVYTRREPLGVVAGIGAWNYPIQIALWKSAPALAAGNAMIFKPSEVTPLTALKLAEIYTEAGLPDGVFNVLTGSGREVGQWLTEHPLIEKISFTGGTSTGKKVMASASSSSLKEVTMELGGKSPLIIFEDANLDRAADIAVMANFFSSGQVCTNGTRVFIPRNLQARFEAKVLERVKRIRLGSPQDESTNFGPLVSFPHMESVLSYIESGKEQKARLLCGGERVTQGEFGKGAYVAPTVFTDCRDDMTIVREEIFGPVMSILVYDSEDEAIRRANDTEYGLAAGVVTQDLARAHRAIHRLEAGICWINTWGESPAEMPVGGYKQSGVGRENGLTTLAHYTRIKSVQVELGDYASVF
- the betA gene encoding choline dehydrogenase gives rise to the protein MSQEYDYIIIGAGSAGNVLATRLTEDADVSVLLLEAGGPDYRADFRTQMPAALAYPLQGRRYNWAYVTDPEPHMNNRRMECGRGKGLGGSSLINGMCYIRGNAMDFDGWAQAKGLEDWTYLDCLPYFRKAETRDIGPNDFHGGSGPVSVTTPKAGNNPLFHAMVDAGVQAGYPRTEDLNGYQQEGFGPMDRTVTPQGRRASTARGYLDQARERPNLTIVTHALTDRILFSGKRAIGATYLHGDDNALKEVRARREVLVCSGAIASPQLLQRSGVGPSALLRDLGIEVVHDLPGVGRNLQDHLEMYLQYACKQPVSLYPALQWWNQPQIGAEWMFLGTGLGASNQFEAGGFIRTRPEFEWPNIQYHFLPVAINYNGSNAVKEHGFQAHVGSMRSPSRGRINLTSRDPRKHPSILFNYMSTEQDWQEFRDAIRVTREIMNQPALDPFRGRELSPGLDKHSDADLDAFVREHAETAFHPSCSCKMGEDDMAVVDGEGRVHGMQGLRVVDASIMPLIITGNLNATTIMMAEKIADKVRGREALPRSTADYYKANGAPVRGKSLR
- the betI gene encoding transcriptional regulator BetI, with the translated sequence MPKVGMQPIRRSQLIHATLEAVDQVGMGDASIALIARLAGVSNGIISHYFQDKNGLLEATMRHLMLALSKAVGERRKALKTDEPRSHLRAIIEGNFDASQVNGPAMKTWLAFWAASMHQPSLRRLQRINDHRLYSNLCCEFRRVLPITQARSAARGLAALIDGLWLRGALSGDAFDTRQALAIAYDYLDQQLAKQTG